Below is a window of Humulus lupulus chromosome 9, drHumLupu1.1, whole genome shotgun sequence DNA.
TAAGAGAATTGCTAAGAGGTATTATTAGTGTCCAACACTATAAGGATGTAATATACTGTTATTAGTGCAATCCAATATCAAGTCTcagttatttaaatttaataaatattataaaatatagctaattaataataaaatttgacCCCATTTAATATTAGCCTAAGATAACAAATAACAGCCTCCCATAATTAAACAACAAATATGATTCGAGGCCACTAGCGATATAAACGTACCTATCACTtcgaaaaatatatatatttatttatttatatatatattatttaggtCGGTCGCTAAGAAACAAACGAGTCTAATTCACAATGTAATAATATCAATAACAGAGAAAACTTTTCATACGTTAGTTACACCATCACTGAAACAATATCCTTCGTTACGGAATAGCTTGAATTGGTATATAAATATAGTATTGTATATCCATTTATGATTCATTTTTTCTAGATAATTTACAATCACACGAATCTCCCGTTTtttcttaataattatttatattatcttAATATCCAAAGAAAGAGTAAAGGTTAAACTCAACACTACACAAACCTCTGGCATGTGTTGACTAGCTAGCTACACACCATCCACCAATAAAATGTCCAATAAAGATCCCAACACGTGTCATCAGCCATACACGTGTCATCAGCCTTACACGTGTAACCAACTTAGTCTGCCATCTTTCTTTGATCAAAAGCTCTATAAGTAGAAGCCTAGCCAGAAACTAATTACTTACAAACCGAACAAGGAGAACAGCACTACCGCAATCTCTCCTCATCCAAAACCCTATCAACAATGGCTACCAAGTTTCTCACCAAAAATGTCTTCCTCAATCTTCCTACTGCTTTCCCACAATCTCCTTCCTTCAAACCATCCCAAAAAGTATCTAGGGTTTGCTTCACCTCTTCGTCCAGATACTCAAAGGTAACCAAAAGCTTATGAATATAATGTTatagttgtttttattttatctttGTTATTAATGTTTAATTTTCAACTAAATTTTCAGGGTCGAAGTGGGGCAGTAGAGTCTAGGGCTGGCAGAGTCTTTGCCTCTTCGAACCAAGACTCCGGTCTTAGCACGGACGAGATAACGAAAAGAGGAGAGGAAGACATAGCGAAGGCCAAAGAGACCGCGAAAGACTTTACGGACAGTGCAAAAGCGTATGCggaggagaccaaagggaaggcCGAGGCTGCGGCGGATTCACTGGGCGACAAGGCCAAGGAAGCGTCGAATAGAGCTGGGGAGAATGCCGAGATTGCCAAGGAGAAAATCTTTGGAGCAGCCGAGAGTGTGAAGGAGAAGGCAGAAGAAGGAAACAAGACACTGGCGGACAACGCCGCGAGTGCCACGGAAAGTCTCAAAGGCGCAGTCGAGTCGGCGGTGGACAAGGCCAAGGAGTCTGGGCAGAAGCTTAAGGACGCAATTGAAAAATAGTTACTATCAAAATTTAGTGTATTAATGTTTTGATTTTCTCATCATCATCAATCTGTATGGATATGTTTTTATCTTTTGTTATTGTTAAGCAAATAAACTAGAGATCTTTAATGATACCTTTTTCGTAGTTTTGTTATTTATGGTATAAATATACAGAAAGAGAATATTAAGGTGCAGCTTTGGTGCTCCTGTAGGTGTGGTGTTATTGGTTTAATTTAATATCAATGGAGAattataagaaaatttatataaatatataaaataacatCCAtaccatatttttaaaaaatacaaaacTAGTTTTTGTTAAATACTTCCATAACATATTTTGGGAACCATGACATCCTTTAATAATATATGATTATTGCAAATAATTTCTATGGCCACTACCTGTAAATGAATAATATACAAAACTAGTTTTTTGTTAAATACTTCCATAACATATTTTGGGAACTATGACAGCCTTTAATAATATAAGATTATTGCAAATAATTTCTCTGACCACTTCCTGTAAATGAATAATTGTGTACCTAGGAATCAAAATTTGGATGGCTAATATAAATCAATGAGGATTAATACACATAAAATAGTATATGTACACAACAACAAAAACATGTTATTACCGTTAGAAGTCTCAGATTCTTCGCCGCTAACAGTTTTTGGTCCGCtgctaatattttttttaaataaaaaaaataagaaaaattcaCCTCTAATAAGTAATTTTAACATTTCTTCTAATGGAAAACTATATATTTTGTGATTTGATAAaaatcgatatatatatatatatatatctcaaggACTTGAAAAGTTGAAGAAAAATATGAAGTTATTGTACAGTAATTAGCTGAAAATGAGAAGaaattaactttaaaaaaacttTAATTGCGCATAGGGCAGGTGAGGATATGAGCTGATATTTATAATGTCGACTGAGGATATTTATCCTAATAAAGGTAAGGTCCTGACACCTCATAATGTGCTAACCCTCACAATGTTCTAGATGTGAGATTTTTGCAATAGTAATGTTGAGATATTATTTTTACAATATCATAAATAAAGGTAAGTGTACCAGGACCTTACACCTCATCCACGTAAATGGTAGAGAAAGAAGATACAAGATCTGTATGTATGATGTGTTAGGGGTATTGTTCTAGAAAATGTTTTTAGACAAATATATACACAAGAAGACAAGATATCTTTTATACGGTTTCCTGTTCTTGGAAAATTTCAAAAAAATCGTTGTCACACTTTGTATATGTGTATATAAACATAAGAAGAAGACAAAATATCTACTATCCCCAAAAAGACAACTATTTTTTATACCGTTTCCTAAAGTCTTTTTCagaattataaataaaattataaaaaaaatcagcaTCAAAATTATGAAATTAATGACAATTCAATAGTTATCTCTAATCTTAAGAGTAGTTTTCCAATGCTTTATATATATGtagaggtgatttcctacaattgattagatgggcaccagcaacctgtcaataacaaaaagaagagagacgagagttcaattgggagcaccggtggggtgtcagccaaagggactccgacgctcaagtcaGTCGGGTTGTAACTAGAGCTAATAGAAAGtaataaaattaagatataaATAGTCGAAATGATGATGGATGAAGGAGTCGTAAAATGGTCAGAGTGACGGTGGCGATGACGGAGGAGTCAAGCGACTATGTCAGGTCCAATCAGACTGACTAATTAGTCTTGCTTGACTGGATTGCTCAGAAATAGAGTAGCCTTCGTTTCAATTAGAGAGTAAAGAAAGTTCAGTGATTATTTTATATCTTTTCTCAACCTCTGATGGTCTTATTTATTGTCCTCCTTCTCGTTCCGTCCTCCTCCGTCTTTCTCCTTCGTttgactcgctccaagtggtttTATTCCGAGATTCTTGGCCAACGTGATGggagccttgactgtttcaaggtccctggctGACTGAGTGTATCCGAATTCGGGTCCGGGTATGGTTTTGGGTAATTGGATGGTACTTTGTATATGCGAGCCTATTTTACATGGGCTTTGGGCCTTCTTGGCTAGTTAGATAGCTTATTGGGCTGACTGACTGCTTGTTGGACTATTATTTTTCAAGTATACGAATTTTGTCCACTACAGTTTGTCCCTCACTCTTTGGTATAGAATTCATTCTTTTATCAAAGAGTAAAAAAGAAATTAATTCCATCAGAATTTATCCATTTTCCCAATAGTTACAGAATATGCATTGACTCAATTTACCTTTTTCAGAAATTATTCACGGGGGTCTCGCTGAGTGATGCGTTCCTATGCATCCGGCCGAGTGATGGGCACCTACGCATCCGGCTGTCCGAGTGACCTGCGGATGCGCGCGGCCTGGTTGGCCGATCGGCTGTTTGGGCCGACTGGCTGCTTACTTGCGGCCGAGTGATGCGCACCTACGCATCCGGCCGAGTAATGAGCACATATGCATCCGGCTGTCCGAGTGGATTGCGGATGCGCGCGGGCCTGGTTGGCCGACCGGCTGCTTGGGCCGACTGGATGCTTGGGCCGAACGGCCTTCTGGCCTAGTGGTCCACGGGGTGGCCCTGAGGCATGGCCGAGTGGGTCACATGTTGGCCGACTGAATGGGCTGCACGAGCCGAGTGTTCCTCCGGGAAGGCCGAGTGTTTCGTTGGCATGGCTGATTGCTCCTCCGAGTGCTTTACCGGGGTGGCCGAGTGCTTTGTCGGCATGGCCGAGTGCTCCTCCGGGTGGGCCGAGTGCTTCGCCGGGGTGGCCGAGTGACTCGTGTGTTTGGGCCGAGTGGTCTGCCGAGGAGGTAGTGTGTCCGGGGGAGATGGCCGAGTGGGCCTAGTGCGCTCAATGTGAATTTTCATTTGTCTCTGAGACTTTAAGTGTCCTTAGGAAGTTAAATCCTTTTTGGTAGGGCCACCTGATGGTTGACACTTGGCACTAATCGGGTGGATTTGTGTGCCTATATAAGGGTGGTTTGTTTTTACCATTGCATTCATTTGAGGAAGGCTTGGAGATGAGGTGCAAGGTGTGGAGTAAAAGAGCTTCTCAAGAGGTAAGTTTTCTCTCATTTGTTTTCCTTTCAATGTCCTTATGCATGTTCTTTGTGTTCTTCGTGTTCTTCATGTTCTTCGTGCTAGGTTAGTTTATTCAACTGTTATTTTTGTTTGATCCTGTAGATTTTTTGTTTGCGTTTGATCTGATTGCAATGGTGGCATATGAATTTCTGTTGTTTAGGCGTATGTCTAATTCATGTGTTTCTGTTCCTTGAGCTGAGTGGTATGTCTGACTGATTAGTAGAGACTTATAGGCTGACTGCTGTTTAACTGAATACTTTGTAATCTAATTTGATATAGTAGTCTGTTTTGCCTCGTTTAATCATATGTTTTTTATGTTTGGTCCGTCTGACTGATTGATTGATGAGTCGTCCAGCGCTTCTTGATTGTGTATCGAGCTAAATATTCTTCATGTCTTTTTTGTGTTCCTTAAGGCTTAGCTGTTGTTTTGCTCTAGGTGATCAGCTCATTATGTCTACAAGTAGGTGTGATAGTCACGCTGATTCAGTCTGTCGACTGTCTTGTTCGTTTAGTGAAGAAGATTTTAGTTCTCTCTTTCAAAGTTCTGCTGAGATGGTTGATTGCAACCGAATTACAGTAGTAGAATTGGGGGGTCGTCCTTTAGGTGATGTTACTGGAAGGGGAATAGATTCTAACGAACCTATTGATGGTGGTATGCCGGGTTCTGGTAGTATGCTTAGTTCTAATCCTAGGTCTTCCATAAGTTTAGGTGAGTTGACCTATCTTCGTCGTCATTATGAGATCCCTGATACCATCAGTCTGCATGCTCCTGCTAAGGCGGAGCGGCCTGACTGGCACTTACCTGGTTGGGTGTGTCTGTATGAACTTCCCTTCAAAGAAGGGCTTCGGTTTCCTATCCCCCGATTAGTCGTTGTGTTGTGTGAGTACCACGAGATTTCGCCCGGACAACTAATGCCAAATTCATGGCGGATTTTGATGTCTCTCGAAGTCCTTTGTGAAAGGCACAAGATAACACTTGGGGTGGCTGACTTGTTGAGAGCTTACTACTTGAAGGCACACCTTAATGACAAAGGTAGGTACCAGTTAACAACTAGGGGGAAGGACCCTCCTTTAATTATTAGTTTGAAGAGTGGAGATAAGAGGTGGAAGGACCGTTACTTCTTCGTCCCTTTCGTCTCGTTGGGGTTACCTGCTGATAGTAGGATACCTTGTTCATGGTCTCCTGCATGTGAGTCTTTTATGCTTGCCTACTAATCCGTTTCCTTGCATATacatgttgttgttgtttttattttattttgtgtacTGATACTTCTATCATTTTGCAGGTAGGCTTCGAGTTGAGTACCTTTGGGATTCGAGGGAGTCTTCTGGTCGACTTAAGAGTATTCTTGCTATTCCTGAGGCGGAGCGTGAGTGGAGTGATTTGCTGTCTGAATCGAGTCTTCGTCAGAGTTCTTTGTGGCGCTCTGTTGAAAAACTCCCTGAAGGTATTCCTCTTCTACAGAGTCCTGATAATCCTCGTGTTGTGTTTATCAAGAGAAGTTTAGAAGTCTTGGGATATACTCCCAATTTTTTGACTGAATTGACGACAAGTGAGCGGTTGTTTGCAGACGTAGCTATGTCCCGACCCTTTACACTTCCTCTAACCGGTTCCAATGCCTTGGAACGTTTGCGTCAAGCAAAGAAATCGTCCGTTGGGAGCTCAGAAGCTGATAGAGAGGTTGTTGTGCCTCCGGCTGATCCCCCTGTTTTGACGCGGAGTCAgacgaaaaaaaagaagaaggctGTGCAGGATGATTCTTCCGACCCATTTAGCGACACCGTTGCCCTTTCGTTCCCTTCCAATGCTGCGGCCTATAGTGAGATTGGGCCTCACTTAGGAGAGATTGATAAGTTGTTGTGGCCCGAAGATGATCACAGAATGGAGCAGGTTGGTACGGATGGGTCAATTGATACCACTGTTTCTCATTTGTTCCAGGTACGAATATTTCATTTAGTTTTGTTTGTGCCGACTAGCTGATTTCTCTTGTTGTCTTACATTTTCTTTTTTATGTGTCAGGGTTTGCAAGGGGTCATTTGGCTGAAGAAGAAAATCAAGTCCTTAATGGCAACTCTAAAGGAAGTAAGGAGTCAGAGAAATGATCTTCGGGGTGAAGTTAGTCGGCTGAAAGATTCCAAGAAGGAGTCTGATCAACTCATAGCTGATTTGAAGGCTCAACTAGAATCCAAGGAAGCTGATGTCGAGAAGCTGAGAGTGACTCTTGGTCAAGTTGATGATTTGAAAGCCGAGGTTGCTTCGTTGGAGAATCGGATGTTGGTCATTGGGCTGGAGGCTGAGATCCAATGCCGTGGCGTAATGGCTAGTGAGTTTCGGGATGGTAAGGCTGATAGCTGGGATGTTCCCAAATACATTGCTGATCTTGAGGAATTGGAGAAGATGAGGGCTGAAGAGATAACCCGGGCCGAAGAGTTAGCCACTTCTTTTGGCATCATGACTACTAATGATCTGGTTGTGGATGACTGATTCCTCTTCTACTCGTGTTCATTGTCGTGGGATAACAGAGTTTGTCGGGCCTTTTCTAGTTGTTGTATGAACTTTTTCTTATGTAGTATTGTATCCTGATCTAACTGACCTAGTTTTGTTGTATTATGGCTTGTTGTAGCTTTTGTTAGTGTTGTTTAAGTTATTGTATCGGATGCTGATTGGCTGAATGACTTATGGAGTATTAGTGTCTTATTCCCCCAATCTAAGTATAAAGTGACTTAGTCAATTTATATTTAGATTTGTTATTGAACTGTTCgtagtatatatataaagaaaaaatggTTGTGATAGGGGGCTGCGCTCCGTGgagctgcctacatacccttTGTAGGGATCAAGCCCAAATGTAGTTCTGACACTTCCTGCATTATAAGTGTCAGTATGTTGCTCGAATGAAGATCTTGTGAGAATActgatgaaagaaaatgaaagtagACTGGGTTAAGTTAAGAGTGATACAGTCTCAAGTGGATAGCATTCCAGCTGTTGTTGATATCGCGTCCCTCCTTTGTTTGTAGCTTGTATGCTCCATGTCCGACTACCTTTGTGATGAGGTAGGGACCTTCCCATGTCGGGGCGAGCTTACCTGCTCCAGCTTCCTTAGTGTTCTGGAAGACTCTTCGTAGAACCCAATCTCCTACTTTGAATGTCCGAGTGCGGATGTTCTTGTTGTAATGTCTGGCTATGCTCTGTTGATAGGCTGAGACTCTTAAGAGTGCTTTGTCCCTTCTTTCGTCGATGGTGTCGAGTTCATGGCACATGTTTTCCCAATTTTCTTCGTCTGTAGTTAGCTCATATCTGGCTGTCGGAACTTCGCTCTCAGTAGGGATGACTGCCTCCATCCCGTAAGCTAATGAGAATGGTGTCTCCCCTGTCGCAGTCCTGGTTGTGGTTCGATAGGACCACAGGACTCCTGGCAACTCGTCAGCCcatcttcccttagctttttcgaggcgcttcttgatgttgttcatgatggtcttgttggatgactctgcctgtccatttgcttggggataccTTGGTGTCGAGAAGCTGAGCTTGATGTTCCAGAACTTGCAGAAGTCTTGGAAGTCGAGACTGATGAATTGAGAACCATTGTCTGTCACAATTTCTTTTGGTAATCCGTACCTACAGATCACATTCTTCCAAATGAAACCCTTTACTTCTTTGTCTCGGACTTAGTGGAATGAGTCTGCTTCGATCCACTTGCTGAAGTAGTCGGTCACTGCAAGCATGTACATTTTCTGTCCTGGTGCGGTTGGAAGCTTGCCTACTATATCCATCCCCCATTTCATGAATGGCCAAGGGGACGTGATTGAGATGAGACGCTCCGGAGGTTGGTGTGATATCTGAGCGaaccgttggcatttgtcgcatcgtCTGGCATAGTCAGAGGCATCAGCTCGCATGGTTGGCCAGTAGTAGCCTTGTGTTAGGGCACGGTGCGCCAAGCTTCGTCCTCCagagtggttgccgcactctccttcATGCAACTCGGCCAGTACGTATTTGGCCTCTGCAGGgttaatgcatttcaaatatGGACCAGAAAATGAACGTTTATATAGTTTACCTTGTATAATAGTGAAGCGGGCTGACTGAGCCCTGACCCGACGTGCTTCGTTCTTATCTTCGGGAAGTATGTCATGTTCTAAGTACTCGACTATTGAAGTCATCCATGTTCGGTTGTTGGAGATGTCATTAActtgctcttcttcatctttccagACAGCTGGCCATTGGAGATATACTACAGGTATTGTCTTGGGGTCGGTTGTCTGGATGGAGGATCCAAGGTTTGCTAATGCATCTGCATGGCTGTTCTCCCCTCTTGGTACTTGGTTGATAGTGAACTCGTCGAAGACTGACTGCAACTCTTTAGTCTTATTGAGGTAGGCAGTCATTTTGTTATCCCGGGCCTGGTAGCTACCTTGCATTTGGTTGACTACCAATTGAGAATCACTGAAGACCACGATCTTTTTTATTCCCATGTCTTTGGCTAGTCCGAGTCCTGCTATcattgcttcgtattcagcttcattgttggtaGCTTTGAACCCGCATCGGACTGCTTGTTCGATTATGTCACCTTGGGGTGAAGTCAGGACGAGTCCGAGTCCACTTCCTCTGGTGTTACTTGAGCCGTCTACTTGCAACTTCCAGATTCCGACTGATTGTCCCTCGGTCAGACAACAAAGTTCTTTttctgcctgcacatgcatgttagGTGTAAAATCTGCAATGAAATCAGCTAATACCTGAGATTTGAGGGAAGTTCGTGGCTTGTATGTTACTTCGTACTCGCTGAGCTCTACCGCCCACTTGGTAAGTCTGCCTGACAATTCTGGTTTATGGAGGATTGTTTTGAGTGGGAAGGTGGTCAAGACCGTTATTGGATGGCACTGGAAGTATGGGCGTAGCTTCCTTGCTGCGTGAATGAGTGCTAGTGCAAGCTTCTCCAGCTGGCTATATCGGGTTTCTGCATTAAGCAAagctttgcttacatagtagactggAGACTGCTTGCCTTCCTCTTCCCGGACTAGGACTGCGCTAACTGCCGTCTCGGATACTGCTAGATAGATGAATAATGTCTCACTGTCTTTTGGCTTTGAGAGGAGAGGCGGGCTGGTCAGGTACTGTTTTAGCTGGCCCAGTGCCTCTTCACATTCAGCTGTCCACTCGAAGGTTTTTGATTTCCTTAGCGTGTTGAAGAAGAGGTGACATCGTTCTGAAGACTTTGAGATGAATCGGCTGAGTGCTGCAATGCGTCCAGTTAGTTTCTGTACGTCTTTTATGCACGTTGGGGAAGGAATCCTTTGGATTGACTCTATCTGTgctgggtttgcctcgattccccttTGGGTTACAAGGTACCCAAGGAACTTTCCTGCAGTCAcaccaaaagaacatttagttggattcagtttcatattATATTTCCTGAGAATGTCAAAAGATTGTTTTAAATGGTTGATATGGTCCTCTGCAATGAGGGATTTGacgagcatgtcgtcaatgtagacttccatcgTCTTCCCCAGTAATCCGgcaaacatcttgttgactagtctctgatatgttgctcctgcgttcttcaatccgaatggcatgaccttgtagcagaatatgcctaagttggtcatgaaggctgtcttttcctggtcgtctggatgcatcaggatctggttgtatcctgagtatgcgtccatgaagcttaggaGTTCATGACCGGCTGTGGCGTCTACTAGCATGTCTATGTGCGGTAATGGGAACGAGTCTTTTggacacgccttgttgaggtctgtgaagtcaatgcaaactcgccatttgccattcttttttttcacaatgactacgttaGCCAACCAGTCGGGATAATGCACCTCCCTCACGAACCCATTATCAATAAGCTTTTGAACTTCTTCGTTAATGGCTTTGTTCCTTTCAGGggcaaattttcttcttttttgcttccttggtgggtagtctggatcaacctgcaatttatggacaattatttcggggtcaattccagtcatgtccgcatgggaccaagcaaaacaaTCACAATGGGCAGATAAAAAGTCAATGAGCTTAGTTCTGATGTCAGGATCCAATCGTGATCCGATTTGGACTTTGTGATCTGGAAAGTCCGGATGTATCTGGACTTCGTCCAACTCCTCCATGTCTGGTTGGTTCAACTGGGAGTCAGTCAGTCTGTCTTCCTGTAATTGCTATAACTGAGCGGGTTTGGGTTTCATGGTAGTCTGGTAACACGCTCTCGAATCTTTCTGTTGGCCTTTAATTTCTTTTACTCCCCACTTAGTTGGGAACCTTAAAACTTGGTGGTATGTTGAAGGGACTGCCtccatttcatgtatccatggtcgTCCCAGTATCACGTTGTAAGCAGACGGAGAGTCTACTACCAGGAATCTTGTGCATAGATTGACTCCTTCGGCATAGACAGGTAGCTCGATCTCTCCTAGTGTGTTCTTTTGTTCTCCACTGAAACCGATGAGGATTGTGGTCTTCTTTATAATCTTTGATTCATCTATCCCCATTTCCCTGAGAgcacttaaaaataaaatgttagcTGAACTACCATTATCAATAAGTATACGTTTAGTAAGACAATTAGCAATGTAAAGTGCAATGACAAGAGCATCATGATGTGGGTTGAGGAGTCTGGTTGACTCTGTTGTTGAGAAACTGATGGTTTGAGCTGGTAGGTTGATGGTATTCTTCTCTGTCTCGCCGGACTCTCCTTTGACCCAGTTGGTCTGCCTGGCATGTCTTTTGGCTGCTGAATGGGTGACTCCGCTTACCTCAGAGCCACCAGTTATTACGTTCACCGTCCGTTCATGAGTAGGTGGTTTCGGCGGGGTTACTTCTCTTCGGACGACTGACCTGTCTGCCTCCTGCTGGAATGTTCTTTTGCCTTTGTCTGTAAGTAAGTCAGTCAGGTGACCACGCTTTAACAGGTTGGATACTTCGAGTTTTAAGGCAATGCACTCATCCGTTCGGTGACCGTGGTCATTGTGGAATTCACACCATTTTGCTTTGTCTCGCTGGTCAGACGGAGTCCTCATCCTTTCCGGCCATTTCACTTTGTCTCCGAGTTCTTTCAGTACGCCAACGACTTCAGCTGGTGAAATTGAAAGATTGTATTCTGGTATCTTTGGTCCATCTCGCAGACGTGTCTCGGACGACCGGTTGTACTCCCTCCTTCTGTTCTCTGATCTGTTGGGATACGGGTATGGCTCGGATCGTCTATCACTCTGCCGTCTGCCTGCCCTCGAGTCTCTTCGAGTGTCTTTCCTCGGAGAAGAGTGATAATAGTTAACTTCATCCTCCTCCCACTTGATCTGTGCCCAGGCTTTGGCGAGAACGTCTTCCATCGTCTTGCAAGGATACTTGGTAAGTTCTTTGTATAGGTCTGAGTCGTACCGGAGTCCCTTGCGGAAGGCTGAGATGGCTGTGTCCTGATTACAATGGGTTATAGAAACCTTTTCTTTGTTGAAGCGGCCTACGTACTTTCGTAAAGGCTCACCCCGTCGTTGAACTATGATGTAGAGGTCTTCTGCAGACTTTTCAAGTTTCCTGCTACTAGCAAACTGCTCAACAAAAGTGTTAGTCAATTGTGCAAAAGTAGAAATagaattattaggtaaattagtataccactggagggctggtccaatcagactagaaccaaaccccttacacatgcaTGCTTCCCTCATATCACGTGGGATGGCAACGGTGAACATCCTCTGCCTATACTGTGCGATGTGATCATCCGGGTCAGACGTCCCGTCAAACATCTTCATATTTGGGAAGTTGAACTTCTTTGGCATTTCCACTAGTGCAATGTCGTCTACGAATGGAGAGTCCGCATAACAGCTTGCTGCACTCTTCTTAATCGGAGCCGGTATCCCAGGAATCCGTTGAATGAGCGCCTCCATCTCAGCTAACTTTCGAGCCAACTCAGGATCTTGGATTGGAAATGAGCTTGTGGTTGCTCGGCGGATTGGCTCGCTCAAGACTGGGTGATTAAATCCGATTGCCTGTTGCTCAGGTATATTCTGACCAGCTCCAATGATGATCTGGCTGGTTCCAATGGTAGGCTGACTAGCACTTGGAACCTGCTGCTGTCCGGGTCCAGTGACTGGCTGACTGGCTCCTGGAATCTGTTGCTGTCCGGGTCCAGTGGCTGGCTGACTGGCTCCTGGAATCTGTTGCTGTCCAGCTGCACCGGCTGGCTGGCTGATTCCCGGAATCTGCTGTGATCCGGGCGCAGATGAATGTCCATGTTCAGTCATGGTTACCTGTTCGCCTGTATTGACAACATAATTTTGAATGTTAGACATGGTGGGTGGAGTTTGATAATTCCTTACCGAGGGTGATGGAACTGTCTGATTCGGTCCATCACTGTTAGAGATAGGAGTGAGGTCTCC
It encodes the following:
- the LOC133801523 gene encoding desiccation-related protein PCC3-06-like — encoded protein: MATKFLTKNVFLNLPTAFPQSPSFKPSQKVSRVCFTSSSRYSKGRSGAVESRAGRVFASSNQDSGLSTDEITKRGEEDIAKAKETAKDFTDSAKAYAEETKGKAEAAADSLGDKAKEASNRAGENAEIAKEKIFGAAESVKEKAEEGNKTLADNAASATESLKGAVESAVDKAKESGQKLKDAIEK
- the LOC133801524 gene encoding uncharacterized protein LOC133801524 isoform X2, which gives rise to MPNSWRILMSLEVLCERHKITLGVADLLRAYYLKAHLNDKGRYQLTTRGKDPPLIISLKSGDKRWKDRYFFVPFVSLGLPADSRIPCSWSPACRLRVEYLWDSRESSGRLKSILAIPEAEREWSDLLSESSLRQSSLWRSVEKLPEDVAMSRPFTLPLTGSNALERLRQAKKSSVGSSEADREVVVPPADPPVLTRSQTKKKKKAVQDDSSDPFSDTVALSFPSNAAAYSEIGPHLGEIDKLLWPEDDHRMEQVGTDGSIDTTVSHLFQGLQGVIWLKKKIKSLMATLKEVRSQRNDLRGEVSRLKDSKKESDQLIADLKAQLESKEADVEKLRVTLGQVDDLKAEVASLENRMLVIGLEAEIQCRGVMASEFRDGKADSWDVPKYIADLEELEKMRAEEITRAEELATSFGIMTTNDLVVDD
- the LOC133801524 gene encoding uncharacterized protein LOC133801524 isoform X1, which codes for MPNSWRILMSLEVLCERHKITLGVADLLRAYYLKAHLNDKGRYQLTTRGKDPPLIISLKSGDKRWKDRYFFVPFVSLGLPADSRIPCSWSPACRLRVEYLWDSRESSGRLKSILAIPEAEREWSDLLSESSLRQSSLWRSVEKLPEGIPLLQSPDNPRVVFIKRSLEVLGYTPNFLTELTTSERLFADVAMSRPFTLPLTGSNALERLRQAKKSSVGSSEADREVVVPPADPPVLTRSQTKKKKKAVQDDSSDPFSDTVALSFPSNAAAYSEIGPHLGEIDKLLWPEDDHRMEQVGTDGSIDTTVSHLFQGLQGVIWLKKKIKSLMATLKEVRSQRNDLRGEVSRLKDSKKESDQLIADLKAQLESKEADVEKLRVTLGQVDDLKAEVASLENRMLVIGLEAEIQCRGVMASEFRDGKADSWDVPKYIADLEELEKMRAEEITRAEELATSFGIMTTNDLVVDD